A genomic segment from Necator americanus strain Aroian chromosome III, whole genome shotgun sequence encodes:
- a CDS encoding hypothetical protein (NECATOR_CHRIII.G10753.T1), with translation MSGLRRLLSNGIAQTAQTRTVFLRGGDNFDRFKNSMTETLRHGELSRKVFMKIFLFASIPCLAMGMFVAYRDHVARRDKERPKYIPYRFLNVRNKPFPWGDGNHSLFHNKREQYVPGVGFEEERKH, from the exons ATGTCAGGTTTACGTCGGCTGCTTTCAAATGGCATTGCACAAACGGCGCAAACAAGAACTGTATTTTTACGCGGCGGTGATAATTTCGAtcgtttcaaaaattccatgaCCGAGACTCTAAGACACGGAGAGT TGTCAAGAAAAGTgttcatgaaaattttcctttttgcttCAATTCCATGTCTTGCCATGGGAATGTTCGTAGCCTACAGGGATCACGTTGCACGCAGGGACAAGGAGCGTCCTAAATACATTCCGTACAGGTTCCTTAACGTCAGAAACAAG CCCTTTCCATGGGGAGACGGTAATCATTCGCTTTTTCACAATAAACGCGAACAGTATGTGCCTGGAGTTGGATTCGAGGAGGAGCGAAAACATTGA
- a CDS encoding hypothetical protein (NECATOR_CHRIII.G10753.T2), with protein sequence MTETLRHGELSRKVFMKIFLFASIPCLAMGMFVAYRDHVARRDKERPKYIPYRFLNVRNKPFPWGDGNHSLFHNKREQYVPGVGFEEERKH encoded by the exons atgaCCGAGACTCTAAGACACGGAGAGT TGTCAAGAAAAGTgttcatgaaaattttcctttttgcttCAATTCCATGTCTTGCCATGGGAATGTTCGTAGCCTACAGGGATCACGTTGCACGCAGGGACAAGGAGCGTCCTAAATACATTCCGTACAGGTTCCTTAACGTCAGAAACAAG CCCTTTCCATGGGGAGACGGTAATCATTCGCTTTTTCACAATAAACGCGAACAGTATGTGCCTGGAGTTGGATTCGAGGAGGAGCGAAAACATTGA